A DNA window from Brassica napus cultivar Da-Ae chromosome A4, Da-Ae, whole genome shotgun sequence contains the following coding sequences:
- the LOC125607948 gene encoding homeobox protein BEL1 homolog, translated as MASDQFHGHNHHQQHQHQMINQIHGFDERSNNPTDHQQHHYNHQIFGSNSNMGMMIDFSRHHQTGITSGMDHHHYHHQTSGGTVQNQLLEDSSSSMRLCNVNNNFSSEVNDERPTQRPSQGLSLSLSSSNPTSISLQSFDLRHQQQGYSGKSTDHQNLPHSQMMVLMNSHHQNNSSNHHQFQIGSSKYLSAAQELLSEFCSLGVKESDDEVMMKHKRKQKGKQQEDWDASNNNNDQHDQSATTSAKKHVPPLHSLEFMELQKRKAKLLAMLEELKRRYGHYREQMRLATAAFEAAVGVGAAEMYTALASRAMSRHFRCLKDGLVGQIQATSQALGERDEDNRGVSIAARGETPRLRLLDQALRQQKSYRQMSLVEAHPWRPQRGLPERAVTALRAWLFEHFLHPYPSDVDKHILARQSGLSRSQVSNWFINARVRLWKPMIEEMYCEETRGEEEQQMEITNPMFMDTKPDPNQIMRVEPESLSSVVTKTGHKDNSNLGTASFGSTFDFSSYSNQAVTYSGEGGARDVSLTLGLQNGGVSLALSPVTAQGGPLYYGRDHMDGSVQYTSSILDDDQAQNLPYMNLMGAQSLHDMV; from the exons ATGGCAAGTGATCAGTTCCATGGTCATAACCATCACCAACAGCATCAGCATCAAATGATTAATCAGATCCATGGGTTTGATGAGAGAAGCAATAATCCAACCGATCATCAACAACATCATTATAATCATCAGATCTTTGGCTCAAACTCCAACATGGGAATGATGATAGACTTTTCTAGGCATCATCAGACTGGGATCACAAGTGGAATGGATCATCATCACTATCATCACCAGACAAGTGGTGGTACTGTTCAGAATCAGCTTTTAGAAGACTCTTCTTCCTCCATGAGACTATGCAATGTTAATAATAATTTCTCAAGTGAAGTAAATGATGAGAGACCAACACAAAGACCAAGCCAaggtctttctctttctctctcctcctcaAATCCTACAAGCATCAGTCTCCAATCCTTCGACCTCAGACACCAACaacaagggtattctggtaaatCAACGGATCATCAGAATCTCCCACACAGCCAGATGATGGTGTTGATGAATAGTCACCACCAAAACAACAGCAGCAATCACCATCAGTTTCAGATTGGGAGTTCCAAGTATTTGAGCGCAGCTCAAGAGCTACTGAGTGAGTTTTGCAGTCTTGGAGTAAAGGAAAGTGATGATGAAGTGATGATGAAGCATAAGAGGAAGCAGAAAGGCAAACAACAAGAAGATTGGGACGCAAGTAACAACAACAATGATCAACACGACCAATCTGCAACAACTTCTGCAAAGAAACATGTTCCACCACTTCACTCTCTTGAGTTCATGGAGCTTCAGAAAAGAAAAGCCAAATTGCTCGCCATGCTTGAAGAg CTTAAAAGAAGATATGGACATTACCGAGAGCAAATGAGACTGGCGACAGCAGCGTTTGAGGCGGCGGTTGGGGTAGGAGCGGCGGAGATGTACACGGCGTTAGCGTCGAGGGCAATGTCTAGGCATTTCCGGTGTTTAAAAGACGGACTTGTGGGACAGATTCAAGCAACGAGTCAAGCTTTAGGAGAAAGAGATGAGGATAATCGTGGGGTCTCAATTGCGGCGCGAGGGGAAACCCCACGGCTGAGGTTGCTTGATCAAGCTCTAAGGCAACAGAAATCGTACCGACAAATGAGTCTCGTGGAAGCTCATCCTTGGCGTCCACAACGTGGTTTGCCTGAACGCGCTGTGACGGCGTTAAGAGCTTGGCTCTTTGAGCACTTTCTTCACCC aTATCCAAGTGATGTTGATAAGCATATATTGGCCCGACAGTCTGGTTTATCAAGAAGTCAG GTATCGAATTGGTTCATTAATGCAAGAGTTAGGCTATGGAAACCAATGATTGAAGAGATGTATTGCGAGGAAacaagaggagaagaagaacaacaaatgGAGATTACAAACCCTATGTTCATGGATACTAAACCGGATCCAAACCAGATAATGCGAGTCGAACCGGAATCTTTATCTTCCGTAGTTACAAAAACCGGCCACAAAGACAACTCCAACCTAGGAACGGCTTCATTTGGGTCAACGTTTGACTTTTCATCATACAGTAACCAAGCTGTCACGTACAGTGGCGAAGGAGGGGCACGTGACGTGTCGTTGACGCTTGGGTTACAAAACGGTGGTGTGAGTTTAGCGTTATCTCCAGTGACGGCTCAAGGGGGGCCACTTTACTACGGTAGAGACCACATGGACGGATCGGTTCAATATACATCGTCGATCTTGGATGATGATCAAGCTCAGAATCTGCCTTACATGAATTTGATGGGAGCTCAATCACTTCACGATATGGTTTGA